The Methanofollis sp. UBA420 genome contains a region encoding:
- a CDS encoding radical SAM protein, which translates to MTEFCPHLWHTITIDHKGDVYSCCLIQPTKMGSIYKENLSDIVNEPGITRLRRASLEGTLPCYASCNLIDKTGTGGGKYSYLHPYCDYADFKTIYIDFGMKCNISCIMCRQRARYKTDQSTLRAEMLICHIDIRPFSTIFLQGGEPLCIDECLKYMTYLAKNRKKYSLLTNGTLIDESMAARLAREAKLISISLNASTKATHEKINHGSSWEQVLGNIQSLRDQRERFNTDLSINGRMTLTVDALPEIPSFLRSYKMFGFDTVNFGYDRDTVPLYLQQNPEFASTLSHDIAKVMSTADLSTIDSLRLSQLGLF; encoded by the coding sequence ATGACCGAATTCTGTCCTCATCTCTGGCATACGATAACCATCGATCATAAAGGGGATGTATACAGTTGCTGTCTCATTCAACCAACAAAAATGGGCAGCATTTACAAAGAGAATCTCTCTGACATTGTCAATGAACCCGGAATTACCCGTCTTCGCCGTGCATCACTTGAGGGGACCCTTCCCTGCTATGCGAGTTGCAATCTTATTGACAAGACTGGCACGGGCGGTGGGAAATATTCTTATCTCCACCCATATTGCGATTATGCCGATTTCAAGACTATATATATCGATTTTGGAATGAAGTGCAATATTTCCTGTATCATGTGCAGACAGAGGGCACGATACAAGACCGATCAGTCCACTTTGCGTGCGGAAATGCTCATCTGCCATATTGACATCAGGCCATTTTCCACTATTTTTCTTCAGGGAGGAGAACCCCTATGCATCGATGAATGCCTGAAATACATGACATACCTTGCAAAGAACCGAAAAAAATATTCTCTCCTGACAAATGGCACTCTTATCGATGAGAGCATGGCCGCAAGACTTGCTAGGGAAGCAAAATTAATTAGCATTTCTTTGAATGCATCAACGAAAGCGACACATGAGAAAATAAACCACGGCTCGTCATGGGAACAGGTTCTGGGAAATATTCAGTCTCTGAGGGATCAGCGGGAGCGTTTCAATACTGATCTGTCAATAAACGGGCGCATGACATTAACTGTTGATGCATTGCCTGAAATCCCCTCATTCTTGAGATCATATAAAATGTTTGGATTTGACACCGTCAACTTTGGTTATGACCGTGACACTGTTCCGCTCTATCTCCAGCAAAATCCCGAGTTTGCTTCGACTCTTTCCCACGACATCGCAAAGGTCATGTCTACCGCAGATCTTTCAACGATCGACTCGCTCCGGTTGTCGCAATTAGGTCTTTTCTAG
- a CDS encoding cation diffusion facilitator family transporter → MHAERQAAVTLIRRVAGLSLAVNAGLVAVKLVLAEVSGSLALGADAVHSSLDMLASLALLAGIWLSSRKSREFPYGLYKVENIVAVVISLLVFLTAGEIAAEALTGESTVLPVSGWVLVAFAALVSVPYLLGTYEVRVGPPIVRRVSSRTGDSTGWTCSRPL, encoded by the coding sequence ATGCATGCAGAAAGGCAGGCCGCCGTGACTCTTATCCGGAGGGTCGCCGGGCTCTCCCTGGCCGTGAATGCCGGTCTCGTCGCGGTGAAACTCGTCCTCGCGGAGGTCTCCGGGAGCCTGGCCCTCGGGGCCGACGCGGTCCACTCGTCCCTGGACATGCTCGCGTCTCTCGCCCTCCTTGCTGGCATCTGGCTCTCATCCCGGAAGAGCAGGGAGTTCCCCTACGGCCTCTACAAGGTGGAGAACATCGTCGCCGTCGTTATCTCCCTCCTTGTCTTCCTGACGGCAGGCGAGATCGCGGCCGAGGCCCTCACCGGCGAGTCGACTGTCCTGCCTGTCAGCGGATGGGTCCTCGTCGCCTTTGCGGCCCTGGTCTCGGTGCCCTATCTCCTCGGCACCTACGAGGTGCGGGTGGGCCCGCCTATCGTTCGCCGAGTCTCGTCGCGGACGGGAGACAGCACAGGGTGGACGTGCTCGCGACCTCTGTAG
- a CDS encoding serine hydrolase, which translates to MIFTKGSDTIHQKTPETLIIAGLVCIALVCGCIASPSGQPIPLQNVNISTENSGAEDVAAIIPRFDAYAEQTFQKSGVPGMAVAVVQNDTVVYLRCFGVKNITTQDPVTPHTRFQLASISKSFTAASIASMVGDGELSWDDRVAPLNPDFRLSDPWVTEHVTFRDLLSHRTGLPQYGGDILQYGFACNRSEIIQKLRYLTLTGEFRSSYAYSNIGITSAAEAAAKRAGQPWEDLVAERVFVPAGMKNTSARFADFALADDHADTYLVTDGTAVAGQLLNDDVNSPDGGVSSTIEDMARYARLQVNEGSIDGKQVIAAAALRETHTPQNIIRSSPNGVMANALGWESVIGYGHTRFEHGGDLDTGVSTYITIYPEEKMGIVVLTNGFPGGYVLKKAVTNGWDDLYFTGTVQKDWYGETETELNEAMKPGASALNPYDHLAPEQADPRPARPNAAYSGSYAQDYYGTIRVDTNATGLLVYPGHSTCPFFLVPHDGDTFRDTETDTPVIFTVGSDGTATSVWFAQFDLPGRNGTFVRPSP; encoded by the coding sequence ATACCATTCATCAAAAAACCCCGGAGACACTCATCATCGCCGGCCTCGTCTGCATTGCCCTCGTCTGCGGCTGCATCGCATCGCCCTCAGGCCAGCCGATACCGCTCCAGAACGTGAACATCTCGACGGAAAACAGCGGGGCAGAGGACGTCGCCGCCATCATCCCCCGGTTCGATGCCTACGCCGAGCAGACCTTCCAGAAAAGCGGCGTTCCGGGGATGGCAGTCGCCGTGGTGCAGAACGACACGGTCGTCTACCTCCGGTGCTTCGGCGTGAAGAACATCACGACACAGGACCCGGTCACGCCCCACACCCGGTTCCAGCTCGCGTCCATCTCAAAATCCTTCACCGCAGCATCGATCGCATCCATGGTCGGAGACGGGGAACTCTCGTGGGATGACAGGGTCGCACCCCTGAACCCCGACTTCCGCCTCTCCGATCCCTGGGTGACAGAACACGTCACTTTCCGCGATCTCCTCTCGCACCGGACCGGGCTTCCGCAGTACGGCGGCGACATCCTCCAGTACGGGTTCGCCTGCAACAGGTCGGAGATCATACAGAAACTCAGGTACCTCACCTTGACGGGCGAGTTCCGCTCCTCCTATGCATACTCGAACATCGGCATCACGTCGGCGGCAGAGGCGGCTGCAAAGCGGGCGGGACAGCCCTGGGAGGACCTCGTCGCCGAGCGGGTCTTTGTCCCCGCCGGCATGAAAAACACGAGCGCCCGCTTCGCCGACTTTGCCCTCGCAGACGACCATGCTGATACCTATCTCGTGACAGACGGGACGGCAGTGGCCGGACAACTCCTGAACGACGACGTCAACAGCCCCGACGGAGGGGTGAGTTCGACCATCGAAGATATGGCCAGGTACGCCCGGCTCCAGGTGAATGAGGGAAGTATCGACGGTAAGCAGGTGATTGCGGCCGCGGCCCTCCGTGAGACGCACACCCCCCAGAACATCATACGATCTTCCCCTAACGGCGTGATGGCAAACGCTCTCGGCTGGGAATCCGTTATCGGGTACGGGCACACCCGTTTTGAACACGGCGGCGACCTCGACACCGGTGTCTCGACGTACATTACGATCTATCCTGAAGAGAAGATGGGGATCGTTGTCCTCACCAATGGTTTCCCCGGAGGGTACGTCCTCAAAAAGGCGGTGACAAACGGGTGGGACGACCTGTACTTTACGGGAACGGTCCAGAAGGACTGGTACGGGGAGACGGAGACAGAACTTAACGAGGCGATGAAGCCAGGGGCATCGGCGCTGAACCCCTATGACCACCTCGCGCCCGAACAGGCAGACCCAAGACCTGCCCGCCCGAATGCGGCATATAGCGGTTCATATGCACAGGACTATTACGGCACCATCCGTGTCGATACGAATGCGACCGGGCTCCTGGTGTACCCCGGCCACAGCACGTGTCCGTTTTTCCTTGTCCCGCATGACGGCGACACCTTCCGTGATACGGAGACAGATACCCCCGTGATCTTCACCGTCGGCAGCGACGGGACCGCCACCAGTGTCTGGTTCGCGCAGTTCGACCTGCCAGGGCGGAACGGGACATTTGTCCGCCCCTCACCCTGA
- a CDS encoding cation transporter dimerization domain-containing protein — translation MDVLATSVVFFALLGQNVGLPLDNLAALVVTAFIAYSGWGILKDSMRTLLDASVDHETRDTIKSAILADPMVVGVRDLTGRNSGRYIFVEANVAMKQTDLAEATLVSDRIEARIRDLVPNVERVVIHPEPGERAWVRYAVPLDDLEGTISPHFGEAPYFALLDVGVKEGRLQRKEILANPTVGMEKQKGLRAAEMLLLHKPDVGVSRHSLTGKSPEYVLASAKVRMRTTDAATLADLVGTVEEEVV, via the coding sequence GTGGACGTGCTCGCGACCTCTGTAGTCTTTTTTGCCCTCCTCGGCCAAAACGTCGGGCTTCCCCTCGACAACCTGGCGGCCCTCGTCGTCACCGCCTTCATTGCCTATTCGGGATGGGGGATCCTGAAAGACAGCATGCGCACGCTCCTTGACGCCTCGGTCGACCACGAGACGCGGGACACCATCAAGTCCGCGATCCTCGCCGACCCCATGGTGGTCGGCGTCAGGGACCTGACAGGCCGGAACTCGGGGAGGTACATCTTCGTCGAGGCGAATGTGGCGATGAAGCAGACCGATCTTGCAGAGGCGACGCTGGTGAGCGACCGCATCGAGGCCAGGATCCGGGACCTCGTCCCCAATGTGGAGAGGGTGGTCATCCACCCGGAACCCGGGGAGCGGGCATGGGTGCGCTATGCTGTCCCTCTCGACGACCTCGAGGGCACAATCAGCCCTCACTTCGGGGAAGCGCCCTACTTCGCCCTCCTCGACGTCGGCGTGAAGGAGGGGCGGCTGCAGAGGAAGGAGATCCTCGCGAACCCGACCGTCGGGATGGAGAAACAGAAGGGTCTCAGGGCGGCGGAGATGCTCCTTCTGCACAAACCCGACGTCGGCGTCTCCCGCCACTCCCTTACGGGGAAGTCGCCGGAATATGTCCTCGCCTCGGCAAAGGTGCGGATGAGGACGACCGACGCGGCGACGCTCGCCGATCTCGTGGGGACGGTCGAGGAGGAAGTGGTGTGA
- a CDS encoding glycosyltransferase yields the protein MGSKTFGVIGLGSVGWAVIHGLSPWYPYAGYDIMGTYSWGNILATDIVFICVSTPSHKNGRLDCSAVYEVLVRLNNDHYTGRIVIKSTLLVGFMDRMVARFPALHLLYMPEFLRERSSFTWFTNPDRLVVSGTDDDVREVLSYFTWVDPHVPILHMSYISAEIGKLAHNAYIATKVSFTNEMEAICSEYGADAYDVMSTIWADRRVHSQEHLTPYLGPYGGKCVPKDTQELLHSGKKRTLLTAVEAVNAQSTAKKAEHKQPALITIIPTHNRPKCLDRALASIREQKKVPDRVYIVIDKDDPSYHAVETIVARSDRCLPSTLLKNIRSHNLSGAVNTALEQASDDFHDANMVFVSILDDDDWWDRSYLANVYKFAQETKADWIISGLIRHSDPLRPGIMQPIPVQITQNMFYVTNPNIQGSNLFVRLSDLINIGGFDEELISTTDRDVCIRLLDAGTVPATLYNHLVHHDADNTRSRLSSAGSEKKSAGLRYFYRKYSSRMNLSERDAFKMRSLDLFHVSISEEI from the coding sequence ATGGGATCGAAAACTTTTGGAGTAATTGGTCTTGGTTCTGTAGGGTGGGCTGTCATTCACGGCCTCTCACCATGGTATCCCTATGCCGGTTATGACATCATGGGGACATATTCGTGGGGCAATATTCTGGCAACCGATATTGTCTTTATCTGTGTCTCCACCCCATCACATAAAAATGGGAGATTGGACTGCTCTGCTGTTTATGAGGTGTTGGTGCGTCTGAATAATGACCATTATACAGGCCGTATCGTTATCAAAAGCACGCTTTTAGTTGGTTTTATGGATCGCATGGTTGCCCGATTCCCTGCACTACATTTGCTTTATATGCCTGAATTTTTACGGGAGAGATCCTCATTTACATGGTTTACAAATCCGGACCGCCTTGTAGTGAGCGGCACCGATGACGATGTGAGAGAAGTCCTCTCATATTTTACATGGGTGGATCCACATGTCCCGATATTGCATATGAGTTATATCTCCGCAGAGATCGGAAAGCTCGCTCACAATGCCTATATTGCAACAAAGGTGAGTTTCACAAATGAAATGGAGGCGATTTGTTCCGAGTACGGAGCAGACGCCTATGATGTGATGAGTACGATCTGGGCGGACAGACGGGTACATTCTCAGGAGCACTTGACACCCTATCTCGGCCCCTATGGGGGGAAATGCGTACCAAAAGATACTCAGGAACTGTTACATTCAGGGAAAAAAAGAACCCTGCTTACCGCAGTGGAGGCTGTAAATGCCCAATCAACTGCAAAAAAAGCGGAACATAAGCAACCTGCTCTCATCACTATCATCCCAACACATAACCGGCCCAAATGCCTTGACCGTGCCCTTGCCTCAATACGGGAACAAAAAAAGGTTCCTGATAGAGTCTACATCGTAATTGACAAAGATGACCCCTCATACCATGCCGTAGAGACCATTGTTGCAAGATCTGATCGCTGTCTCCCCAGTACATTGCTAAAAAATATCAGATCGCATAATCTCTCTGGAGCTGTAAACACTGCACTTGAACAGGCATCTGATGATTTTCACGATGCCAATATGGTATTTGTCTCAATTCTGGATGATGACGACTGGTGGGACAGATCGTATCTGGCAAATGTCTATAAATTTGCACAGGAAACGAAAGCGGATTGGATTATCTCAGGGTTGATACGGCACAGTGATCCGCTTCGGCCAGGAATTATGCAGCCGATACCGGTGCAAATCACGCAGAATATGTTTTATGTCACCAATCCGAACATCCAGGGATCAAATTTATTTGTGCGATTATCGGATCTTATCAATATCGGTGGATTCGATGAAGAACTTATATCGACAACAGATCGGGATGTCTGCATTCGTCTGTTAGACGCAGGGACTGTTCCTGCAACACTCTATAACCACTTGGTTCATCATGATGCAGATAATACCCGTTCCCGTTTGTCATCTGCGGGTTCAGAAAAAAAGAGTGCAGGTCTACGCTATTTTTATAGAAAATATTCTTCGAGAATGAATCTATCAGAAAGGGATGCCTTTAAAATGCGTTCTCTGGACCTCTTCCATGTATCTATTTCGGAGGAGATATGA
- a CDS encoding radical SAM protein, whose product MTLHNLWHIYRASKIGSKLHGYEFLPNLNRIEIDITYECHLRCLNCARSCSQAPDIAAMTVSQIEKFVTESISHSVKWEKIGVLGGEPMLHPDLLEILEALLSYKETYSPETFIQITTSGYGKEVQDVIAAVPEGVIVNNTHKIQAYQEKFEPFNLAPVDQRIFCLSEYRNGCSTTTDCGLGLNTYGYYPCGPGGSIDRVMGFDIGLKHLPRSRNEIFPQMDQLCRHCGHFCSRHFIPKEEREKIVGSPMSPSWVHAYAVFESEKPKLTKY is encoded by the coding sequence TTGACACTTCATAACCTCTGGCACATCTACCGTGCATCAAAGATCGGAAGCAAACTCCATGGCTACGAATTTCTCCCGAACCTGAATCGTATTGAGATCGACATCACGTATGAATGCCATCTCAGGTGCCTCAATTGTGCACGTTCCTGCTCTCAGGCACCGGACATCGCTGCAATGACCGTCTCACAGATTGAAAAGTTTGTCACCGAATCGATCTCACACAGCGTAAAATGGGAGAAAATAGGAGTGCTGGGTGGCGAACCGATGCTCCATCCCGACCTTCTAGAGATCCTTGAGGCCTTGCTGAGTTACAAAGAGACCTACTCGCCAGAAACATTCATTCAAATTACGACGAGTGGCTATGGCAAAGAGGTTCAGGATGTAATTGCAGCTGTTCCCGAAGGGGTCATCGTCAACAACACCCATAAAATTCAGGCATATCAGGAAAAGTTTGAACCATTTAATCTGGCACCTGTTGATCAACGGATATTTTGCCTCTCCGAGTACAGAAACGGTTGTAGTACAACCACAGATTGCGGCCTGGGCTTAAACACATATGGATATTATCCTTGCGGACCCGGCGGTTCAATCGATCGGGTAATGGGATTTGATATTGGACTGAAACATCTCCCACGTTCTCGGAATGAGATTTTTCCGCAAATGGATCAACTCTGTCGGCATTGTGGGCATTTTTGCAGCCGCCATTTCATTCCGAAAGAAGAAAGAGAGAAAATCGTAGGGAGTCCGATGTCTCCATCATGGGTCCATGCATATGCTGTATTTGAAAGCGAAAAACCTAAGCTCACAAAATATTAA
- a CDS encoding GNAT family protein, giving the protein MRCETPSSVLRDWAPEDAPALARHADNPAVACHMRDAFPHPYTRRDAETFIAMAAHNPSALMLAIEVDGEAVGGIGIHPLLDVYRGTAEIGYWLSEEYWGRGIATDAVRAVVPLAFDLYPIVRLQAGIFENNPASMRVLEKCGFVREAVHRSAVTKDGVVMDEYLYALVT; this is encoded by the coding sequence ATGCGCTGCGAAACCCCCTCGTCTGTCCTCCGCGACTGGGCCCCTGAGGACGCCCCAGCCCTCGCCCGCCATGCCGACAACCCCGCGGTCGCCTGCCATATGCGGGACGCGTTCCCCCACCCCTACACCCGCAGGGACGCGGAGACCTTCATCGCCATGGCGGCGCACAATCCCTCGGCCCTCATGCTGGCTATCGAGGTGGACGGCGAGGCCGTGGGGGGCATCGGCATCCACCCGCTCCTCGATGTCTATCGCGGGACCGCCGAGATCGGGTACTGGCTTTCTGAGGAGTACTGGGGCAGGGGGATTGCGACCGATGCGGTGCGGGCGGTCGTCCCTCTGGCCTTCGACCTCTACCCAATCGTCCGCCTGCAGGCCGGGATCTTCGAGAACAACCCGGCGTCGATGCGGGTGCTGGAGAAGTGCGGTTTCGTGCGGGAGGCGGTCCACAGGTCGGCGGTCACGAAGGACGGCGTCGTCATGGACGAGTACCTCTATGCCCTCGTGACGTGA
- a CDS encoding CPBP family intramembrane glutamic endopeptidase, protein MTPYDPASPSTARREVLLFLLLTFALSSVGWALTTGSTTRESIILFTLVTMWCPGIAAVLTRLYVQRDLKGFGFRVGDIRWSLVGIFLPIAIGLLMFGAVWATGIGAFDTGSAATVFSLAFVPAFLVAILLNLFAAAGEEIGWRGLLVPEMAKFMGFTELALLSGGIWTAWHFPMILFSTYHGAGPLWFSIAVFIPSVMGAGLVLAWLTLKSGSVVPAILFHGFWNYFIQQFYPALTVQTAGTEMILGEFGWASPAIYVVLALVFWHYRGLLPGAGR, encoded by the coding sequence ATGACACCGTACGACCCAGCCTCCCCGTCGACAGCACGGAGAGAGGTGCTCCTCTTTCTCCTCCTCACCTTCGCCCTGAGCAGCGTCGGGTGGGCCCTCACGACCGGAAGCACGACCCGGGAGAGCATCATCCTCTTCACCCTCGTCACCATGTGGTGCCCCGGCATCGCCGCGGTCCTCACGCGCCTGTACGTCCAGCGGGACCTGAAGGGTTTTGGCTTTCGCGTCGGCGACATCCGCTGGTCGCTGGTCGGGATATTCCTCCCCATCGCCATCGGCCTCCTGATGTTCGGCGCCGTCTGGGCGACCGGCATCGGTGCGTTCGACACCGGGAGCGCCGCGACGGTCTTCAGCCTCGCCTTCGTCCCCGCCTTCCTCGTCGCCATCCTCCTCAACCTCTTCGCCGCCGCCGGCGAGGAGATCGGGTGGCGGGGCCTCCTTGTCCCGGAGATGGCGAAGTTCATGGGCTTCACCGAACTCGCCCTCCTCTCCGGCGGCATCTGGACGGCATGGCACTTCCCCATGATCCTCTTCTCCACCTACCACGGCGCCGGCCCCCTCTGGTTCTCGATCGCCGTCTTCATCCCCTCGGTCATGGGTGCCGGCCTCGTCCTTGCCTGGCTCACCCTGAAGTCGGGGAGCGTCGTCCCGGCCATCCTCTTCCACGGTTTCTGGAACTACTTCATCCAGCAGTTCTACCCGGCCCTCACCGTGCAGACGGCCGGGACGGAGATGATCCTCGGCGAGTTCGGCTGGGCCTCCCCGGCGATCTACGTCGTCCTGGCCCTCGTCTTCTGGCACTACCGGGGCCTCCTGCCGGGTGCCGGGAGATAA
- a CDS encoding glycosyltransferase family A protein, which produces MKKEASVVIRCNNDERVFNCISSIDADVEIIVVLNENPNLKRRLERQDVICRTSPPGNLSIVSNIGFESTTTDKVIITDSDTLFSKNCIRKMIVGLDTYDIVRSPLRFQKGQAFLSREIAEARDYVNALPVVYTPGIGVTKRLPSRVKGFLFDNGIPFAVDANLNFRIQKEALPVLYLQDVWIEHLAEDVHHDLHAARRIGVGCRESRENLHVLYPQITKRDIGKSLKGVKFVYYPDMLKKKGVRVLMYQILWDLWYYAGYYFAD; this is translated from the coding sequence ATGAAAAAAGAGGCTTCTGTAGTTATCAGATGCAACAATGATGAACGCGTCTTCAACTGTATCTCCAGTATCGATGCAGATGTCGAAATAATCGTTGTGTTAAATGAGAATCCTAACCTCAAGCGGCGGTTGGAAAGGCAGGATGTTATCTGTCGAACCTCTCCACCGGGAAATTTATCCATTGTTTCCAATATTGGATTTGAATCCACAACAACTGACAAAGTAATAATTACAGATTCAGACACGTTATTCAGTAAAAATTGCATCCGAAAAATGATAGTCGGCTTAGACACCTATGACATTGTCCGGTCTCCGTTGCGTTTCCAAAAGGGCCAGGCGTTCCTCTCACGCGAAATTGCAGAGGCAAGAGATTATGTAAATGCCCTGCCCGTAGTCTATACGCCGGGAATCGGGGTAACAAAGCGTCTTCCGTCCCGGGTCAAAGGATTTCTATTTGACAATGGCATACCTTTTGCAGTTGATGCAAACCTCAACTTTAGAATACAAAAAGAAGCACTGCCAGTTTTATATTTGCAGGACGTCTGGATTGAACATCTTGCAGAGGATGTTCATCATGACCTTCATGCAGCACGACGCATTGGGGTGGGATGCAGAGAAAGCAGGGAGAACCTGCATGTGCTGTACCCTCAGATAACAAAAAGGGACATTGGAAAATCTCTCAAAGGTGTAAAATTCGTATATTACCCTGATATGCTGAAGAAAAAAGGGGTGAGAGTTCTGATGTACCAGATACTCTGGGATCTCTGGTATTATGCCGGATATTATTTCGCTGACTAG